A stretch of DNA from Desulfosarcina ovata subsp. ovata:
CGCCTCGGGAATTATTTACGATGGCGGTTGGGAGTCCACCTGGTATACGCGGGGCGTAAAGTTGCAGGATACGATCCGGTTTTCGGATGCCCATGAAACCGTCATCGGCGCCGAGGTTCAGCAGTTTCTCGACAGCTTCGACACCAAGCAGGGCTCACCTGCTGCCTTCGACGAAAAAAAACGTGTGGAAACCCGGTCGGGCTTCGCCCAGCACCGCTGGCGGATCATTCCACGTTTGACCCTTACCGCCGGCTTGCGCTACGAGCACGCCGACACCTGGACGAACAACCTTTCCTCAAGCACCGGTGCTTTCCTGATCACCGGACAACCGCGATGGATCGAGAGAAATTTCGACGACTGGCTGCCCAAATCTTTTATCACCTATGACTTGGACGATTTGGCCGCCGGGCTGCGGGATACCTCCGTTTCGGTCGGCGTCAGCCGGATTTGGCGTGCGCCGACCAACTTCGGGGATTTCAATTACGGGGGAAGACCGGTTGGACCATGGACCGAACCCGAGCATGGCATCGGCTACGATGTGGTGCTCTCCCGGCGGCTGGTCAACGATATTCAGCTCAAGGTCAATTACGCCTATTATGAAATCGAGGATTATCTCGCCTGGAACGGAAACTTCTCTAAATACACGCCCGGCGGCGGGAATTCGGTCACGCCTGGTATGGAATACAAGGATTACGTTATCAATCTCGAAAAGATCGTCCGCCACGGCGTCGAAGTCCAGCTCAGCGGTCATCTCATGGACGATCTCAGTTTTTATCTGGGATATGCCTATCAGAAATTCGAAAACAAAGGGGGAGAACTGGCAGGGGAAGACGCCGTCGACGATATTGCCAAGAACAGGGTCAACGCCGGCCTGCGCTATCGTTTGTTCGAAAATACCACGCTGCTCCTCGATTATAAATACCAGGACGAACAGGTGGTTCAAAAGGCGGAAGAGGTCGCCCCGGATGAATGGGAGTTCTCGGAAATACCCATGGACGCCTATCATGTGTTTGATCTGGCGGTCAGGCAAACCCTGTTTAAAAAATGGGGTTTCTTGGAAAATGCCACGTTGAAGGTCTATATCAACAATCTGCTCGATGAAAACTATGAAAATCTCAGCGGGTATCCGGCCACGGATCGCACCTATGGAGCGGCGCTGGATGTTTATTTTTAGAACCAGATTGAGAAGTCCGTCTAAGGCCCGCTACCGGTGTTGGAAAGTGGCCCAAAATGGTCACATATTACATATATGCTCCGCTTTCGACCCACTTTCCGCCTTGTTATCGGGCCTGATCCAGACTTCTCAAACAGGCTCTAAGAAGCTGTTTGAAGTTGTTAAAAAATCCATTAAAAGGAAACAACAATGTCTTACATCATGGGCGGCCGCGCACAGTTTCGTGTACAGAGCAGCGGGCAGTGGTTGATCAGCGTCAATCACAAGGAAAACGTCACCGAGGACGGCCCCCTTAGGGAGTTGTACGGCAAAGCCGAGCATGTGTTTAATAGCGCCAGTTTGACCTTTATAGTTAAATGAGGTTGATACGGGGCGAAACGAGAATGATTACCGCGGGGGTGCTTTTGCTTGTTCTCATTCTGGCGGCCGGATGTTCGGATCAACCCGCCCCTGCAAAGCAAGACGTCAATCGAAGAACGATTACGGATTGTGCGGGAAGGGAGGTACGGATACCGGAGAGGGTCGCAAAGGTGGTGGATCTGGCCCTTTTGGACGGTACCCGCACCATGGTCGAGCTGCAGGTCGCGGACAGGCTTGTGGGCGTCAACGACAGTGTTAAAAATTTCATGTACGGAGAAGAGGGCAGCGCCCTCGGGTGTTGGTTCCTGCCGCCCAAGGTGGCACCGCAATTAAAAAGTGTATTGAGCGTGGGAACCTGTCGTGAACCGAATGTCGAATTCATACGGTCCCTTGAACCGGATCTGATCCTGGCCTATGCGTCCTATACGGAACTTGCCGATATTATCGAGGAACAAACCGGCCTGCCGGTTGCCTGCATCGACGCTTCGGGGTGCCTTGATTTCAAAATGCTCAGATTGGTTGCAGAAATCATGGGTAAACAACGGCGGGCGGAGGCGTTGGTCACGTATGCAAAAGGCAAGGTCGAGACAATTGTCCGTATGCGCTCCTGCCTTGATGAAAAAAAGCGCGCGAAGGTATTTTTTTGGGGGTGGCCGGTTCAGGATGCTCCGAAAACGATTGCCCCCTATGATCCCATCGATCTGGCCGGAGGACTGAACGTGGCCCTGCAAGCCGGGGCCAGGCCTTACGAAATCTATGATATCACCAAAGAGCAGCTGGCGGTGTGGAACCCCGATATCATCTTGCTGCAGTGGTGGACCCGAAAAAAGGTCGGCGTGAGAATCGAAACGATCCTTTCCGACCCGGCCCTGCAAACGGTTTCCGCCGTGAAGAACAAGCAGATATACTACTCGCGGAGTTTCATGAAAGGCTGGGACCCTGCCATGGGCCTATGTGAAATCTACTACCTGGCCAAACTCTTCTATCCGGATCTGTACCGTGATCTCGACGTCGAAAAAGAGGGCAATGAAATATTGAAGCGTTTTTACGGGATGGACGGACTCTATTCGGATTTTCTCGATGGCAGCGAACTGCACCGATGGAAACCGATCCCCACATCCTGACCCAATATCGACGCCATGTCGGCAGAAAGCGACTGTTCGTTTTCTCGCTCATGGCCGCCATCGGTCTGCTGGGGACCTTTTCCATCACCCGAGGGCCGCTGACCCTTTCGATTCCCGAGGTGTACGCCACGCTGCTCAACCGTTTTTTTCCGGACTATTTTTCGACGCCGGGTGAACTCGCCATAAGGGCGATCTGGTATATGCGACTGCCCCGGCTGCTCATGGGGCTTGCCGCTGGGTTCAACCTCGCCATTGCCGGCGCGGTGATGCAGCCGGTCTTGCGCAACCCATTGGCCAGCCCGTTCACCCTGGGCATATCGGCCGGTGCCGGATTCGGGGCGGCCCTGGCCATTATTTTCGGCAAGGGGCTGGGTGGCGGCGTATTTTTCGTGGTCATCAACGCCTTTGTCTTTTCTCTGCTCACCGCCATGCTTATTCTGGGCATGTCCCGCTACAAGGGGGCCACCCCGGGAAACATGGTACTGGCAGGCATTGCCCTATCCTATCTTTTCGGTGCCGGCACCACGGTGATGCAGTATTTCGCCGATTCATGGGCCGTGACCGAGGTGGTTTTCTGGATGGTG
This window harbors:
- a CDS encoding TonB-dependent receptor, with the translated sequence MQWRWKQRNGMRILLLWLFGLIFVGTALAEESSTHKLDDVVVSEQRILPEISQTPQKTTIDVDTYETVGTMQNIGDILKDQPIMDFRGASDLVPGDIIDGEDAFWMRGFGSNRFVTAIDGSNIHKAGGRQSYHVVDYSLLPTFLIEEVEILPGPHSALYPAQSIGGVINLVTRTPERYDTIKPQVHVSTGYKSYNTQNHSITARGGIDDFVYDAGYQRYSTDGYLRHSEADIDSTFGHIGYLLPSTGYITLTVNHSQGDREIPVNNDAALGDDDGGYPTVSESSYFEWQSPEYDGTATAFRLNYLQPSPLGEWDLNAYYSEEEWKRTTLRKDASGIIYDGGWESTWYTRGVKLQDTIRFSDAHETVIGAEVQQFLDSFDTKQGSPAAFDEKKRVETRSGFAQHRWRIIPRLTLTAGLRYEHADTWTNNLSSSTGAFLITGQPRWIERNFDDWLPKSFITYDLDDLAAGLRDTSVSVGVSRIWRAPTNFGDFNYGGRPVGPWTEPEHGIGYDVVLSRRLVNDIQLKVNYAYYEIEDYLAWNGNFSKYTPGGGNSVTPGMEYKDYVINLEKIVRHGVEVQLSGHLMDDLSFYLGYAYQKFENKGGELAGEDAVDDIAKNRVNAGLRYRLFENTTLLLDYKYQDEQVVQKAEEVAPDEWEFSEIPMDAYHVFDLAVRQTLFKKWGFLENATLKVYINNLLDENYENLSGYPATDRTYGAALDVYF
- a CDS encoding ABC transporter substrate-binding protein, which translates into the protein MITAGVLLLVLILAAGCSDQPAPAKQDVNRRTITDCAGREVRIPERVAKVVDLALLDGTRTMVELQVADRLVGVNDSVKNFMYGEEGSALGCWFLPPKVAPQLKSVLSVGTCREPNVEFIRSLEPDLILAYASYTELADIIEEQTGLPVACIDASGCLDFKMLRLVAEIMGKQRRAEALVTYAKGKVETIVRMRSCLDEKKRAKVFFWGWPVQDAPKTIAPYDPIDLAGGLNVALQAGARPYEIYDITKEQLAVWNPDIILLQWWTRKKVGVRIETILSDPALQTVSAVKNKQIYYSRSFMKGWDPAMGLCEIYYLAKLFYPDLYRDLDVEKEGNEILKRFYGMDGLYSDFLDGSELHRWKPIPTS
- a CDS encoding FecCD family ABC transporter permease, coding for METDPHILTQYRRHVGRKRLFVFSLMAAIGLLGTFSITRGPLTLSIPEVYATLLNRFFPDYFSTPGELAIRAIWYMRLPRLLMGLAAGFNLAIAGAVMQPVLRNPLASPFTLGISAGAGFGAALAIIFGKGLGGGVFFVVINAFVFSLLTAMLILGMSRYKGATPGNMVLAGIALSYLFGAGTTVMQYFADSWAVTEVVFWMVGSLGKSTWSSLRFMLPVMLLCIPYLLLKTRDLNVMNTGDDVAVSLGANVRRARLLILMAASILTAITICFTGAIGFIGLVAPHMARMILGGDNRFVVPAAGLVGALLLSASDLVAMNIIPPTVIPIGIMTAFMGVPLFLYLIMKNRSELWR